In the genome of Leeuwenhoekiella sp. MAR_2009_132, one region contains:
- a CDS encoding SprT-like domain-containing protein, with protein sequence MKEILGKYIPEQAVVPVFELIKNFGVHLKIVDERVTRHGDYRRLADGGHQITVNTNLNTYRFLITLIHEIAHLVAFQKYGARIKPHGREWKYTFQNLMLPFIRPEIFPKQILPVLAHHFKNPKASSDTDAKLSLALKEFDPPNDKNYIFEIPEGSLFRIYNGKIFKKGVRRIKRYECLETATGRIYLFQPNAEIELLK encoded by the coding sequence ATGAAAGAGATTTTAGGTAAATACATACCTGAGCAGGCTGTTGTGCCAGTTTTTGAATTAATTAAAAACTTTGGTGTACACCTTAAAATTGTAGATGAGCGTGTCACAAGGCATGGAGATTATAGAAGATTAGCAGATGGTGGACATCAAATCACTGTAAATACAAATCTGAATACCTATCGTTTTTTAATAACCTTGATTCACGAAATTGCACATTTAGTTGCATTTCAGAAATATGGAGCGCGTATAAAACCTCACGGTAGGGAATGGAAATATACCTTTCAAAACCTTATGCTTCCTTTTATACGTCCCGAAATTTTTCCAAAACAAATTTTACCGGTTCTAGCACATCATTTTAAAAATCCTAAAGCCAGTAGTGATACTGATGCTAAGTTGTCGCTTGCTCTTAAGGAATTTGACCCTCCCAATGATAAAAACTATATATTTGAAATTCCGGAGGGTAGTCTTTTTAGAATTTACAACGGTAAAATTTTTAAGAAAGGTGTAAGGCGTATTAAGCGCTATGAATGCTTAGAGACCGCAACTGGACGAATTTATTTATTTCAGCCTAACGCAGAAATAGAGCTTTTAAAATAA
- a CDS encoding cytidine deaminase, which yields MKKIQIQSELDVYDDLSELPKDAHDLMLAAFDARDAAYAPYSQFHVGAAILLDNGEVIKGNNQENAAYPSGLCAERTAIYYAGANYPNAVIKMMAISAKAKNKETLTPIPPCGSCRQAIAEYEVKQKQPIEIFFMGERGSVFKSDSLQNLLPLLFTQEYL from the coding sequence ATGAAAAAAATACAGATTCAATCTGAACTTGATGTTTATGATGATCTTTCAGAATTGCCGAAAGATGCACACGACTTAATGCTCGCGGCGTTTGATGCTAGAGATGCAGCATATGCACCTTACTCCCAGTTTCATGTAGGCGCAGCGATTTTGTTAGATAACGGTGAGGTTATAAAAGGCAATAATCAAGAAAATGCAGCCTATCCTTCAGGCCTTTGTGCAGAACGTACGGCGATATATTATGCGGGGGCAAATTATCCCAATGCTGTTATTAAAATGATGGCAATTTCAGCAAAAGCAAAAAATAAAGAGACATTAACACCTATTCCTCCTTGTGGTTCTTGTAGACAGGCTATTGCAGAATATGAGGTAAAGCAAAAACAGCCTATAGAGATCTTTTTTATGGGAGAACGGGGTAGTGTATTTAAAAGTGATTCGCTACAAAATCTTCTACCATTACTTTTTACACAGGAGTACCTGTAA
- a CDS encoding DUF389 domain-containing protein translates to MVEESKQTGEEKIVSNEAVKKDAKSLLKNIRQFMSELLDIRDDTDRDSTIEAVKKDISFKGHNAWILIFSIFVASIGLNVSSTAVVIGAMLISPLMGPIVGIGLSLAINDIETLRRSLINLAVMIVLSVLTATIYFLISPITELTPELEARTYPTILDVLVAIFGGLALIVGKTKKGTMASVIFGVAIATALMPPLCTVGYGIAMGEPSYYTGAFYLFSINAVFIALSTFLVSKLLGFPMVKYANSKRRRFVAQMASLVALIVMIPSMFLFYNLYKTQVFNSATDEYVKTVIKYEGAEVVKLSQDYKSKRIDVYLIGALVPKQKIAEWYDGLRENENLKEVDLKIHQGSDQSSEMAEQLSSAVKSGILEDLYVNNQQALSDKNSQIELLENEVARLRSSGIPFQGLSEEVHVNYENIERFGFSNTINTDFKKADTIPVFFVQWNSKLNEVTKKKEELKLRNWIKIKYNLDTLNIARY, encoded by the coding sequence ATGGTAGAAGAAAGTAAACAGACAGGAGAAGAGAAAATTGTTTCCAACGAGGCAGTAAAAAAAGATGCTAAAAGCCTCTTAAAAAATATTCGTCAATTTATGTCTGAATTATTAGATATACGTGACGATACAGATAGAGATTCAACTATTGAAGCTGTAAAGAAAGATATTTCCTTTAAAGGGCATAACGCGTGGATTCTTATATTTTCAATATTTGTTGCCTCTATAGGTTTAAATGTTAGTAGTACTGCTGTAGTAATAGGAGCGATGTTAATATCTCCTTTAATGGGACCTATCGTAGGTATAGGTCTTTCATTAGCAATTAATGATATTGAGACACTACGAAGATCATTGATCAACTTAGCGGTTATGATAGTTCTTAGTGTACTTACCGCAACTATTTACTTTTTGATTTCTCCTATTACCGAATTAACTCCAGAACTTGAAGCACGTACCTATCCTACCATATTAGATGTTCTGGTAGCTATATTTGGTGGTCTTGCGCTTATTGTAGGTAAAACTAAAAAGGGCACAATGGCAAGCGTAATCTTTGGTGTTGCAATTGCCACTGCTTTAATGCCTCCGTTGTGTACTGTGGGTTATGGTATTGCAATGGGTGAACCCTCCTACTATACAGGTGCCTTTTACTTATTTTCTATCAATGCCGTGTTTATTGCTCTTTCTACCTTTTTAGTATCTAAGCTATTAGGGTTTCCCATGGTTAAATATGCAAACAGTAAGCGCCGTAGATTTGTTGCTCAAATGGCGTCGTTAGTGGCTTTAATTGTGATGATTCCTAGTATGTTCTTGTTTTATAATCTGTATAAAACACAGGTTTTTAATAGTGCTACAGATGAGTATGTAAAAACAGTAATTAAATATGAAGGGGCAGAAGTTGTAAAATTATCTCAGGATTATAAAAGTAAGCGTATAGATGTTTATTTAATAGGTGCTCTAGTTCCTAAGCAGAAAATTGCAGAATGGTATGACGGCCTTCGTGAAAATGAAAATTTGAAAGAGGTAGATTTAAAAATTCACCAGGGTTCTGATCAATCTTCAGAAATGGCAGAACAGCTTTCGAGTGCTGTAAAGTCTGGGATTCTTGAAGATCTTTACGTGAATAATCAACAAGCTTTGTCTGATAAAAATAGTCAGATTGAATTATTAGAGAATGAAGTTGCACGTTTGCGATCTTCAGGTATACCATTTCAAGGATTGAGTGAAGAAGTTCATGTAAACTATGAAAATATCGAACGCTTTGGATTCTCTAACACCATAAATACCGACTTTAAAAAAGCAGATACAATACCTGTATTCTTTGTACAATGGAATTCTAAATTGAATGAAGTAACTAAGAAAAAGGAGGAACTAAAATTAAGAAACTGGATTAAAATTAAGTATAATCTAGATACTTTAAATATTGCTCGCTATTAA
- the porV gene encoding type IX secretion system outer membrane channel protein PorV: MNKLLPFLLVLVSVLPAAAQDVEGRPITTGVPFLAIAADARSAGMGDQGVASSPDAYSQQWNPAKYAFIETQQGVGFNYTPYLSQLVNDIFLGQITYYNRFSDRSAFAGSLRYFSLGEIEAVDNEAQIDNPLILSPNEFTLDISYALRLGDRFSMAVAGRYLRSNLKLQVQDEDASAAGSLGVDIAGYYQSEQISYNDFDGRWRGGFNISNIGPKIKYDDAGQENFIPTNLRLGGGFDFILDPYNTVAVGLEFNKLLVPSPQDFNGDGVIDGTDNSEYQTIGFFEGVFQSFGDAPNGISEELKEVTWSLGAEYNYDNVFAFRAGYFNESDLKGARKFATLGLGFRYTAVDIDVSYLFSTTQVRNPLENTLRFGITFSFGDEYSEY; this comes from the coding sequence ATGAATAAACTTCTACCTTTTTTACTTGTTTTAGTAAGTGTTTTGCCTGCCGCAGCACAAGATGTTGAAGGTCGCCCTATTACCACGGGTGTTCCTTTTTTAGCGATTGCGGCAGATGCACGCTCTGCTGGTATGGGAGATCAAGGTGTTGCTTCAAGTCCTGATGCGTACTCACAACAATGGAATCCTGCTAAATATGCTTTTATAGAAACGCAACAGGGCGTTGGGTTTAATTATACACCCTACTTAAGTCAATTAGTGAACGACATATTTTTAGGGCAGATTACCTATTATAACCGGTTTAGCGATCGTAGCGCTTTTGCAGGGAGTCTGCGTTATTTTAGTCTTGGAGAAATAGAGGCTGTAGATAATGAGGCGCAAATAGATAATCCTTTAATTTTAAGCCCTAATGAGTTTACATTAGATATTTCTTATGCACTGCGTTTAGGAGACCGTTTTTCTATGGCGGTTGCAGGACGTTACCTAAGAAGTAATTTAAAACTGCAGGTACAGGATGAAGATGCGAGTGCTGCTGGTTCTCTAGGTGTAGATATTGCAGGATATTATCAATCTGAGCAAATCTCTTACAATGATTTTGATGGCAGATGGCGCGGTGGTTTTAATATCTCTAACATAGGTCCTAAAATCAAATATGACGATGCAGGGCAGGAAAATTTTATACCTACAAACTTAAGACTGGGAGGTGGGTTTGATTTTATATTAGATCCTTATAATACAGTTGCTGTAGGACTCGAATTTAATAAATTACTCGTTCCTTCTCCTCAGGATTTTAATGGTGATGGAGTTATAGACGGCACTGATAATTCAGAATATCAGACTATAGGCTTTTTTGAAGGTGTTTTTCAATCTTTTGGAGATGCACCTAACGGAATAAGCGAAGAGCTTAAAGAGGTTACATGGTCTTTAGGAGCAGAATATAATTATGATAATGTATTTGCTTTTAGAGCAGGTTATTTTAATGAAAGCGATTTAAAAGGAGCTCGTAAATTTGCAACCTTAGGTTTAGGCTTTAGATATACTGCAGTTGATATTGATGTTTCCTACCTCTTTTCTACAACTCAGGTGCGCAATCCTTTAGAAAATACATTACGTTTTGGAATAACCTTCAGTTTTGGAGATGAATATTCTGAGTATTAA
- the pdhA gene encoding pyruvate dehydrogenase (acetyl-transferring) E1 component subunit alpha → MKEITKEVYLNWYEEMSFWRKFEDKLAQVYIQQKVRGFLHLYNGQEAILAGALHAMDLTKDKMITAYRNHVQPIGMGEDPKRVMAELYGKKTGTSMGLGGSMHIFSKEFRFYGGHGIVGGQIPLGAGLAFGDKYFKRDAVTLTFFGDGAARQGSLHETFNMAMNWKLPVVFCVENNGYAMGTSVKRTANHEDIWKLGLGYEMPCGPVDAMNPVAVAEAFDEAIARARRGDGPTFLELKTYRYRGHSMSDAQKYRTKDEVAEYQKIDPITQVKDILLEKKYATEEELKEIDKRVKKRVAECEKFAEESEFPDKSIMYDVVYEQEDYPFLAHKPV, encoded by the coding sequence ATGAAAGAAATCACAAAAGAAGTATACCTGAACTGGTATGAAGAGATGTCCTTCTGGCGCAAGTTTGAAGATAAATTAGCTCAAGTCTATATTCAACAAAAGGTAAGAGGGTTCTTGCACTTATATAATGGTCAGGAAGCTATTCTTGCAGGTGCATTGCATGCAATGGACCTTACAAAAGATAAAATGATCACTGCATATCGTAATCACGTGCAGCCTATAGGTATGGGAGAAGATCCTAAACGTGTAATGGCAGAACTGTATGGTAAAAAAACCGGTACCTCTATGGGGTTAGGTGGTTCTATGCATATATTTTCTAAAGAATTTCGTTTTTACGGAGGTCACGGTATCGTAGGAGGGCAAATTCCATTAGGAGCGGGTCTTGCTTTTGGAGATAAATACTTTAAGCGTGATGCGGTAACCTTAACGTTCTTCGGAGATGGTGCGGCGCGTCAGGGTTCTTTACATGAGACGTTTAATATGGCGATGAACTGGAAACTTCCGGTTGTATTTTGTGTAGAGAATAACGGGTATGCAATGGGAACTTCAGTAAAGCGTACTGCAAATCACGAAGATATCTGGAAATTGGGATTGGGTTACGAGATGCCTTGTGGTCCTGTTGATGCGATGAATCCTGTTGCTGTGGCTGAAGCTTTTGATGAGGCGATAGCAAGAGCAAGACGTGGAGATGGTCCTACATTTTTGGAACTTAAGACATATCGTTACAGAGGTCACTCTATGAGTGATGCTCAAAAATATAGAACTAAAGATGAGGTTGCAGAATATCAAAAAATTGACCCGATTACTCAGGTTAAGGATATTTTGTTAGAGAAAAAATATGCAACCGAAGAAGAATTAAAAGAGATAGATAAGCGCGTAAAGAAACGAGTTGCAGAGTGTGAGAAATTTGCTGAAGAAAGTGAATTTCCAGATAAATCAATTATGTACGATGTTGTTTACGAGCAGGAAGATTATCCATTTTTAGCACATAAACCAGTATAA
- a CDS encoding pyruvate dehydrogenase complex dihydrolipoamide acetyltransferase → MAEVIKMPRLSDTMEEGTVASWLKKVGDKVEEGDILAEIETDKATMEFESFYEGTLLHIGIQEGETANVDALLAIIGEEGEDISGLIDGSSDSESASKSDSKEQNADDSKEEEEETQEDSSDDAEEQSSDNAESSDIPEGVEVISMPRLSDTMEEGTVASWLKKVGDKVEEGDILAEIETDKATMEFESFYKGTLLHIGIQEGETAKVDALLAIIGEEGTDVSGIINGNKSGSAKKETSKKEAPKKEESKKEAPKQEESKKEAPKKEETKKEASKPQNSSSADGRVFASPLAKKLAEEKGVDISKVSGSGENGRVVRKDVENYSPAATRASVQQFVATGEESYEDVSNSQMRKAIAKSLGKSKFTAPHYYLNVEFNMENMIAFRSQFNQLPDTKVSYNDMIIKAVSIALKQHPQVNSQWFDDKMRLNKHVHIGVAVAVPDGLVVPVVEFANEKSLQQINAEVKELAGKARNKKLKPEEMQGSTFTISNLGMFGITNFTSIINQPNSAILSVGAIIEKPVVKEGKIVVGNTMTLSMACDHRTVDGATGAQFLQTLKMYIENPILMLT, encoded by the coding sequence ATGGCAGAAGTAATAAAAATGCCTCGCCTTAGTGATACAATGGAAGAAGGAACCGTTGCATCTTGGCTTAAGAAAGTAGGTGATAAAGTAGAAGAAGGCGATATACTTGCAGAAATTGAGACCGATAAAGCTACTATGGAGTTTGAGTCTTTTTACGAAGGCACGCTACTTCATATAGGTATTCAAGAGGGAGAGACTGCTAACGTAGATGCTCTTTTAGCCATTATAGGTGAAGAAGGAGAAGATATCTCAGGATTGATTGACGGAAGCTCTGATTCTGAATCAGCGTCTAAATCTGATTCTAAAGAACAAAATGCCGACGACTCTAAAGAGGAAGAAGAAGAAACTCAGGAGGATTCTAGCGATGATGCAGAAGAACAATCATCTGATAATGCTGAAAGTTCTGATATTCCAGAAGGCGTTGAGGTAATTTCTATGCCTCGATTGAGTGATACAATGGAGGAAGGTACTGTTGCTTCCTGGTTGAAAAAAGTAGGTGATAAAGTAGAGGAAGGCGACATACTTGCAGAAATCGAAACTGATAAAGCAACGATGGAGTTTGAGTCCTTTTACAAAGGTACTTTGCTACATATAGGTATACAAGAAGGGGAAACTGCAAAGGTTGATGCCTTACTTGCTATTATAGGTGAAGAGGGTACAGATGTTTCTGGTATTATAAACGGTAATAAAAGCGGATCAGCTAAAAAAGAAACTTCTAAAAAAGAGGCGCCTAAGAAGGAAGAATCTAAGAAAGAGGCTCCTAAACAAGAAGAATCTAAAAAAGAAGCTCCAAAGAAAGAAGAAACTAAAAAAGAAGCTTCAAAACCTCAAAATTCATCATCTGCAGATGGTCGTGTTTTTGCATCTCCTTTAGCAAAAAAATTAGCAGAAGAAAAAGGTGTAGATATTTCTAAAGTATCAGGTAGTGGAGAAAACGGAAGAGTAGTGCGTAAGGATGTGGAGAATTATTCTCCTGCAGCCACAAGAGCTAGCGTTCAGCAGTTTGTTGCAACCGGTGAAGAAAGCTATGAAGACGTTAGTAATTCTCAAATGCGTAAAGCGATTGCAAAATCTCTTGGTAAATCTAAATTTACAGCACCGCATTATTACTTAAATGTAGAGTTTAATATGGAGAATATGATTGCTTTTCGCAGTCAGTTCAATCAATTGCCAGACACTAAGGTTTCTTATAATGATATGATTATTAAGGCGGTTTCTATCGCTTTAAAGCAGCATCCTCAAGTAAACTCACAGTGGTTTGATGATAAGATGCGTTTAAATAAACATGTACATATAGGTGTTGCAGTTGCAGTACCAGACGGTCTTGTGGTTCCTGTAGTGGAATTTGCTAATGAAAAATCATTACAGCAAATAAATGCAGAGGTAAAAGAGCTTGCGGGTAAAGCACGCAACAAAAAACTGAAGCCCGAAGAAATGCAGGGTAGTACATTTACGATCTCTAACCTGGGTATGTTTGGCATTACAAACTTCACTTCAATAATAAATCAACCCAATTCAGCAATACTTTCTGTGGGTGCAATTATTGAAAAGCCAGTGGTTAAAGAGGGTAAAATTGTAGTGGGCAACACAATGACCTTATCTATGGCTTGTGATCACCGTACTGTAGATGGTGCTACTGGTGCTCAATTTTTACAGACTTTAAAAATGTATATAGAAAATCCTATTTTAATGTTGACCTAA
- a CDS encoding SDR family NAD(P)-dependent oxidoreductase gives MSNVKNIVLTGTSRGIGFEMAQLLAAQGHNVLALSRNVKPLEQLNLEGIHTFSFDITNVSDLKKVSDFVSEQWGSVDVLIHNAGALVNKPFEEISAASFRSVYEVNVFGVAALTQTILPFMAKGAHVVTVSSMGGIQGSSKFPGLAAYSSSKGAVITLSELLAEEYKEQGIAFNVLALGAVQTEMLEEAFPGYLAPLSAQEMASYIANFSLTAQKFYNGKVLQVSATTP, from the coding sequence ATGAGTAACGTAAAAAATATAGTTCTTACAGGAACAAGTAGAGGAATAGGCTTTGAAATGGCACAACTTTTAGCTGCTCAAGGTCATAATGTACTGGCATTATCCCGCAATGTGAAGCCTCTGGAGCAATTAAATTTAGAAGGAATACATACTTTTTCTTTTGATATTACAAATGTATCAGACCTGAAGAAAGTTTCTGATTTTGTTAGTGAGCAATGGGGTTCTGTAGATGTTTTGATTCATAATGCAGGAGCTTTAGTGAATAAGCCTTTTGAAGAAATTTCTGCAGCATCATTCCGCAGTGTTTACGAGGTTAATGTGTTCGGAGTTGCTGCTTTAACTCAGACAATTCTTCCATTTATGGCTAAAGGAGCACATGTGGTTACCGTAAGCAGTATGGGTGGTATTCAGGGCAGTTCAAAATTTCCTGGTCTTGCTGCATACAGTTCAAGTAAAGGTGCGGTTATTACACTAAGTGAATTGCTGGCGGAAGAATATAAGGAACAAGGTATTGCTTTTAATGTTTTAGCCTTAGGAGCCGTGCAAACTGAAATGCTTGAAGAAGCATTTCCGGGTTATTTAGCACCGCTTTCAGCACAGGAAATGGCTTCTTATATCGCTAACTTTTCACTTACAGCTCAAAAATTTTATAACGGCAAAGTACTACAGGTATCGGCAACTACGCCCTAG
- a CDS encoding mannose-1-phosphate guanylyltransferase translates to MNKNYYAIIMAGGVGSRFWPLSKASYPKQFHDILGAGETLIERTFGRLSQTVPADNVLVLTNERYKALVNEQLPKVKDENIVLEPAMRNTAPCILLAALKIYKSNPDAVMIVAPSDHWIEDEASFLRDLETAFQACATDSSEEKLLVTLGIEPTFPHTGYGYIQYAAADSDVKTVKAFKEKPDYNTAKSFLAEGNYSWNAGIFIWSAKAIIEAFEKYLPEMFSLFNSGYDALNTQSEAQFILENYAKAEDISIDYGILEKSKHVGVIPATFDWSDLGAWGSLYDKLDKDKDDNVIVNAKVVSKESTGNLIRTQPGKVVVVDGLKDFIVVDSQDVLVIMPKAKEQDVKIMRNEVKEKFGSDLV, encoded by the coding sequence ATGAATAAAAATTATTATGCAATTATAATGGCTGGTGGAGTAGGATCTCGTTTTTGGCCACTTAGTAAGGCAAGTTATCCTAAGCAATTTCATGACATTCTTGGTGCGGGAGAAACCTTGATAGAACGCACCTTTGGTCGTTTGTCTCAGACCGTACCCGCAGATAATGTGCTGGTTTTAACAAATGAACGGTATAAAGCACTTGTAAATGAACAATTGCCTAAAGTTAAGGATGAGAATATAGTGCTTGAGCCTGCAATGCGTAATACGGCACCGTGTATTTTATTAGCTGCTTTAAAAATCTACAAGTCAAATCCTGATGCAGTTATGATCGTTGCACCTAGTGATCACTGGATAGAGGATGAAGCTTCATTTCTACGAGATTTAGAGACCGCGTTTCAGGCTTGCGCAACAGATAGTTCTGAAGAAAAACTATTAGTAACACTGGGGATTGAACCTACTTTCCCACATACAGGTTATGGCTATATTCAATATGCCGCAGCAGATTCTGATGTTAAAACCGTAAAAGCATTTAAGGAAAAACCTGATTATAATACAGCTAAATCATTCCTGGCTGAAGGTAATTACTCTTGGAATGCAGGGATTTTTATATGGAGTGCCAAAGCAATTATAGAAGCATTTGAGAAATATTTACCTGAAATGTTTTCCCTATTTAATAGCGGATATGACGCTTTAAATACTCAAAGCGAAGCTCAGTTTATATTAGAGAATTATGCTAAAGCAGAAGATATAAGTATTGATTACGGAATACTTGAAAAAAGTAAACACGTAGGGGTTATTCCGGCAACATTTGACTGGAGTGATTTAGGTGCTTGGGGATCTTTATACGATAAGCTTGATAAGGATAAAGATGACAATGTAATTGTAAATGCTAAAGTAGTTTCTAAGGAGTCTACAGGTAATTTAATACGTACACAGCCAGGTAAAGTAGTTGTAGTAGATGGTTTAAAAGATTTTATTGTTGTTGATAGTCAGGATGTGCTTGTAATTATGCCAAAGGCAAAAGAACAGGATGTCAAGATTATGAGAAATGAAGTTAAAGAAAAGTTTGGGAGTGATCTCGTGTAA
- a CDS encoding M28 family metallopeptidase — MRKILVTLSAFTFMACGSHSDVREVDATAAAEASKGYTIQTDVKTALTEAKKPENFKAYVSAESIKKHIEFLASDDLQGRKTGSEGIDEAATYIIKQFQDAGVKSYFSSYRDKFDAKGVSGYNVVGMLEGTDPKLKNEYVVIGAHYDHIGTAKAVNGDIIANGANDNASGTSAVIELAKYFAKSKSNKRSIIFALFSAEELGLLGSAHLAARLKTTEIKPYVMFNIEMIGVPMTGKDYSVYLTGYENSNMAEKFNSYSGIKVMGFLPQAKEYNLFKRSDNFAFYEVFKIPAQTVSTFDFTNFDYYHQVDDEAAIMNFDHIASVVNQLIPGVEGMTNSESHEIIWNE, encoded by the coding sequence ATGAGAAAAATTTTAGTTACACTAAGTGCATTTACTTTTATGGCTTGTGGAAGTCATTCTGATGTACGCGAAGTTGACGCAACGGCGGCCGCAGAGGCATCTAAAGGATACACCATTCAAACGGATGTTAAGACCGCATTAACCGAAGCAAAAAAGCCAGAAAATTTTAAGGCTTACGTTAGCGCTGAATCTATAAAAAAACACATCGAATTTTTAGCCTCAGATGATTTGCAGGGTAGAAAAACCGGAAGTGAAGGTATTGATGAGGCAGCGACCTATATCATCAAACAATTCCAAGATGCAGGTGTTAAATCGTATTTCAGTTCGTACAGAGATAAATTTGATGCAAAAGGGGTATCTGGTTATAATGTAGTAGGTATGCTAGAAGGTACAGATCCTAAATTAAAAAATGAATATGTAGTAATAGGAGCGCACTATGATCATATAGGAACTGCAAAAGCTGTTAATGGAGATATAATTGCAAACGGGGCAAATGATAATGCTTCCGGAACTTCTGCAGTAATTGAGTTAGCTAAGTATTTTGCAAAATCAAAATCAAATAAGCGCAGTATTATATTTGCACTATTTTCTGCTGAAGAATTAGGGCTTTTAGGTTCTGCTCATTTGGCAGCGCGTTTAAAAACTACAGAGATTAAGCCGTATGTAATGTTTAATATAGAGATGATAGGTGTGCCAATGACCGGTAAGGATTACAGCGTATATCTAACAGGGTATGAAAACAGTAATATGGCTGAGAAGTTTAATAGTTATTCTGGGATAAAGGTTATGGGCTTCTTGCCTCAAGCTAAAGAATATAACCTGTTTAAGCGTAGTGATAACTTTGCGTTTTATGAAGTTTTTAAAATACCAGCGCAAACTGTTTCAACATTTGATTTTACAAATTTTGATTATTATCATCAGGTAGATGATGAGGCTGCAATTATGAATTTTGATCATATAGCATCTGTTGTAAATCAATTAATCCCGGGAGTTGAGGGGATGACTAATAGTGAATCTCACGAAATTATCTGGAATGAGTAA